The Kordia sp. SMS9 genome window below encodes:
- a CDS encoding MarR family winged helix-turn-helix transcriptional regulator, whose product MNLKSPAETIFYTIESTIKEYRKSSQKKLSNEVSDMTIDQGMILAFLDQYPEKTQKEIASMAFKDNASMTRMLDLMEKKKYLKRSINPENRRRYKIEITAKGKRVLKTLAPIITNNREKALNGISAEELQQVETILLKIKSNCN is encoded by the coding sequence ATGAATCTAAAATCTCCTGCTGAAACTATTTTTTACACAATAGAATCCACGATCAAAGAATACCGAAAGTCATCGCAAAAAAAACTTTCTAACGAAGTAAGTGACATGACGATTGATCAAGGAATGATTTTGGCTTTTTTAGATCAATATCCTGAGAAAACTCAGAAAGAAATTGCCTCCATGGCCTTTAAAGACAATGCTTCTATGACTAGAATGTTGGACTTAATGGAGAAAAAAAAGTATTTAAAAAGATCGATCAACCCAGAAAATAGGAGAAGATATAAGATTGAAATTACCGCCAAAGGAAAGCGAGTTTTAAAAACCTTAGCGCCAATTATCACAAATAATCGTGAAAAAGCACTCAACGGAATTTCAGCAGAAGAGCTTCAACAAGTGGAAACCATTCTCTTGAAAATTAAATCAAATTGCAATTAA
- a CDS encoding methyltransferase, with the protein MDAVLISNKPTPVIPEIEIALFYRGMDIKGTIKVLESGKHVLITEFYSNGLDLLKALHIYLKKKMLNGTFLEQRKYRSVYHRLSNLILIEITNHKLVVKKSPVIGWLEKLYPENKNFFLPLSQIQGLNSAWQWYQKGISIPVLRNKLHPYYGVYFPTRFEHLELFDNWLKRYKGAKKTAIDVGFGSGILSFQLIKHGFQKVFGTDTNPNAIIGLKEFMGTTKLSRKIEVDFGNLFGKWEKPTELIVFNPPWLPTTKEINTLDEALYYPKNLFPDFFKEAKKMLLPDGKLVLIFSNLGQLTNAANAHPIEKELAEGGRFQLEKCFKKSVKSASKNTKRDQHWRADESVELWVLTNV; encoded by the coding sequence ATGGATGCTGTACTTATTTCAAATAAACCTACTCCAGTTATTCCAGAAATAGAAATCGCACTGTTTTATCGTGGAATGGATATTAAAGGCACAATTAAAGTTCTAGAATCGGGAAAACATGTATTGATTACAGAATTTTATTCAAATGGACTTGACTTATTGAAAGCGCTGCATATATACTTGAAGAAAAAAATGTTGAACGGAACGTTTTTGGAGCAGCGCAAGTATCGTTCTGTATATCACAGACTTTCAAACTTAATTTTGATAGAAATTACCAATCATAAACTAGTCGTAAAAAAATCGCCTGTCATCGGTTGGTTAGAAAAGTTGTATCCAGAAAATAAAAACTTCTTTTTGCCATTATCACAAATTCAAGGGTTAAATAGTGCTTGGCAATGGTATCAAAAAGGAATTTCTATTCCGGTACTTCGAAATAAATTGCATCCATATTATGGAGTATATTTTCCAACGCGTTTTGAACATTTAGAACTTTTTGACAATTGGTTGAAGCGTTACAAAGGCGCTAAAAAAACAGCCATTGATGTTGGATTTGGAAGTGGAATCCTTTCGTTTCAACTCATAAAACACGGTTTTCAAAAAGTATTTGGAACCGATACAAACCCGAATGCCATTATTGGTTTAAAGGAATTTATGGGAACCACAAAACTGTCGCGAAAAATTGAAGTTGACTTTGGAAACCTTTTTGGGAAATGGGAGAAACCGACAGAACTCATTGTGTTCAATCCGCCGTGGTTGCCAACAACAAAAGAGATAAATACACTTGATGAAGCCCTTTATTATCCTAAAAATTTATTTCCTGATTTCTTCAAGGAAGCAAAAAAAATGTTGTTGCCAGATGGAAAATTAGTCTTGATTTTTTCAAATTTAGGACAACTAACAAATGCAGCAAATGCACATCCCATAGAAAAAGAATTGGCGGAAGGCGGAAGATTTCAATTGGAAAAGTGTTTTAAAAAATCGGTCAAATCAGCTTCCAAAAACACAAAGCGAGATCAACATTGGCGTGCGGATGAGTCTGTTGAACTTTGGGTGCTAACGAATGTGTAA